The Acidobacteriota bacterium genome contains the following window.
CCGGGACCGGGTGCGATCCCTTCCGGCCCGGCCTGCTGTGGCTCGGGCGAAGTCTTTGAGCGACTCAGGCCGATCAGGCCCGACTTGTCTTCTTTGTGTTTAGAGGACGAAGGGTCGGAATCAGACCCTGCGGGGAGGGTGAAAAACGAGTCGCGGAGGCGGGGAGGCGACAGATATCTCCGTCGGAAAGGATGGTCCCGAAGAGGCAATGAGCAGCGCTATCGCTCCACGAGACAACGAAGGGGCGGGAAGAGGAGGGCTGGAGGTGAAGAAACACAGACAGACACAGCAGGACTCGGCCCCTGGCGGAGTCCGTTCCGAATTGTGAAGCTCAGCACTCGGCGCTGGTGCCAAAGGAGAAGCTTCCACAACCTCCCAAGGCGTCGCCGAGAGCAGCAAGGCTAGGATCAGCATCGCTCCTGTGAGACGCCGATTCATGGGGAGGTCCTCTCGCACTGACCGAGATGAAATAGACCATCCTTCAGCATTGCCGAGACAAACTCGCTTGAAACTCGGTAGTAGGCAAATTTTCCGGTGCGACGGTATCGCACTAGCTTGAGTCGCCGCATCAGCTGAAGCTGGTAGGAAGTAGCCGAGACCGACAGATCAAGGACCTGTGCGAGATCACAGACGCAGAGTTCCTGATCGGCGAGTGCCCGAAGAATCTGTACTCGGGTTGGGTGTGCGAGCATCTTGAACTGCTCGGCGATCTCCTGAGCCTGCTCGTCCGACAGAATCCGCTCCCTGGCTCGCTTGACGAGCTCTTCGTCGAAAAGCAGAACCTCGCAGGCACCGTCTGGAACAGGGTCCTTGATGGCAGGTTCACCCATAACGATCATGAGAATGTCGAAATGAACTACGAAAGTCAACCCGGTTCGCAGTTGCCCGCGCGGGAGCGTAGGGCCCAGGAGATCCCTAGCCCTCGGCCGTTGAGCCATGGAGCCCTCCCGCTATTGCGGAAGGGCTTTAGCTGTGGTGCCAGCTCACCTTTCAGCAAACCAGCCGTAGATAGCTGGCAGTACGAGAAGGGTCAGTAGCGTGGAGGTCACCAAGCCTCCGATCACCACGGTGGCAAGCGGCCGTTGCACCTCGGCACCGGCGCTGGTCGCCAGCGCCATGGGGATGAAACCGAAGGACGCCACCATCGCGGTCATGAGAACGGGCCGCAGTCGGGTCAAGGCGCCTTCACGGGCTGCCTCTTCCGCACCCTGCCCGTGCTCGCGCTTCTCCACGATGTAGGAAACCAGCACCACGCCGTTCAAGACCGCGATGCCGAAGAGGGCAATGAAGCCCACGCCGGCGGAGATCGAGAACGGATAGCCGCGGAGCAAGAGCGCCACCAACCCGCCGGTGATCGCCAGCGGGACGTTGAAGAAGATCAACGTCGCCAGCCGAGCCGACCCGAAGGTCGAGTAAAGCAGCACGAAGATCAGGAGAAGAGCCAGGGGGACGAGCAGCACGAGGCGTGCCGAAGCCTCCTCGAGGTTCTCGAATTGACCACCCCATTCCACCGTCCAACCGGGCGGCATCTCGACCTCGCGGTCCACGGCCTCCTGCGCGTCGGCCACGAACGAAGCGAGATCCCGCCCGCGGACGTTGGCCT
Protein-coding sequences here:
- a CDS encoding metalloregulator ArsR/SmtB family transcription factor, with protein sequence MAQRPRARDLLGPTLPRGQLRTGLTFVVHFDILMIVMGEPAIKDPVPDGACEVLLFDEELVKRARERILSDEQAQEIAEQFKMLAHPTRVQILRALADQELCVCDLAQVLDLSVSATSYQLQLMRRLKLVRYRRTGKFAYYRVSSEFVSAMLKDGLFHLGQCERTSP